From Apium graveolens cultivar Ventura chromosome 9, ASM990537v1, whole genome shotgun sequence, the proteins below share one genomic window:
- the LOC141685391 gene encoding uncharacterized protein LOC141685391, producing MGNISKRDEMPLNAMLEVEIFDVWESTPWGHLSRPVVSPTRIDWSLKLDEAVWAYRIAFKTPLGISLFQLVYGKACHLLAELEHMAYWALKKLNLDMKAAGEKIMLQLNKLEEFRLQAYENNKVYKEKVKRWHDRRLVHKSFVPGHKILLYNSHLRLFLGKLKSRWSRPFTVKIVFPHGAVEIFDTQPDQAFKVNGQRLKH from the exons ATGGGTAATATATCCAAGAGAGACGAGATGCCTCTTAATGCGATGCTCGAAGTTGAGATTTTTGATGTTTGGGAATCGACTccatggggccatttgtctcgtcct GTGGTGAGTCCAACAAGAAtagattggtctttgaagctagatgaagctgtttgggcatatagaataGCATTCAAGACTCCTCTTGGTATATCTCTTTTCCAGTTGGTGTATGGGAAGGCGTGTCATTTGCTTGCGGAGTTAGAGCATAtggcatattgggctttgaagaagctaAATCTTGATATGAAAGCTGCTGGAGAGAAAATAATGCTTCAACTAAATAAGCTCGAGGAGTTTCGACTACAggcttatgagaataacaaagtgtacaaggagaaagtcaagagatgGCATGATAGGAGATTAGTGCACAAGTCTTTTGTGCCCGGTCATAAGATTTTATTGTACAACTCTCATCTTCGACTTTTTTTAGGAAAACTTAAGTCGAGGTGGTCAAGGCCATTCACGGtaaaaattgtgtttccacatggagctgtggagatttttgataCGCAGCCGGATCAAGCGTTCAAGGTGAATGggcagagattgaagcattaa